In Cryptomeria japonica chromosome 5, Sugi_1.0, whole genome shotgun sequence, the genomic window AATAATTTACTTGTACCCTACAATTGGATCACTTTGCCCATGTATTTAAGAAGACAGTTGTTGCACCATATTGTCATATCTCAATCTCTCTTACAAACTGGTTATCAATTGTTAGTCTTGAATAAGATTTCATCTCAAGCTCTCTAAAAAACGAATTATCAGTTTTCATCAACTGTTAACAGCGGTTAATTACGAGATTACAAGTTATATTATGTCAAGAATGAGTAGATTTTGCCAACTAATTCTGGTCCTTTTGGTGGTTGGGTTATTAAGCCGCGTAGAAGGATTGACGAACTCTCGGGCCATTGCGGACTTCATTGATCCACAGAATGTGGCGAGAAAAGCAGTTGGAGTTCGAGCGCTTAAATGGAACGATACAGTTGCCGCTTTTGCTCGTAATTATGCTAGACAGAGAAGAAATGACTGCCTACTTCAGCATTCAGAAGGATCGCCCTACGGTGAAAATATATTCTGGGGCGAAGGCCCAAAGTGGACAAGTCGTCAGGCAATGAATGCTTGGGTTGATGAAAGGAAGTGGTATATCCATGCCAATAACACTTGCACAGGCCCAGATTGCACACACTATACTCAGATTGTGTGGGCTACAACCACAAGTGTAGGGTGTTCTATTATAAAATGTAAGAGCAATGACACATGGGTTATATGCAGCTATGATCCCCCGGGCAACTATATTGGTGATAGGCCTTATTGATGGCCTCAGTGTTGCCAGCATACATTTTGCTGTTAGGAAGTATTAAATATTATTGCTTGTGTTAGTATAGTGATTCACAAATATAATAACATTGCTATTATTATCCGTCTTTGTTGCTTCGGTATTCATATTACATTGAAGTCACATTGGGTTTATCTTTGTTTGTCAGTAAAGCAAATTTCAGTTCAAATTTAGGTTTACTCTGGCATTAAATCGTGGTAACAAGCCTGCAGCTTGAGAGACGGTTGAGACATAGGTATTTTGGTTTTGTAAGTTAGATTTGAAAATTCAAACTGCATGTGTATTTTGTTAGTATGCCCTTTCAGGCAACTAATGATTGGCCTAATTAAATTCAACTCAACTATGGATTTGGcttatttttctatataaatagTAATCTTGACTGGAATTATGAATAGTCTTTTCAATCGACGTAAATATGTTTCAGTGACAGAAAATGTTAAtctgttgagaagatattttaatggctTTTTTTTACACTTCTTTCGGAAAAAGCTTTTCTAAACTAATGATTTTCGTAAATCATAAATTGAAAGGCGTTATAAGATGATGTAGTCGAGGAATCTTGTTTAAGAAAAACGTCTTTCATTAAAATTAAGCCGATTTTGAAGAGGTTTACAATCACATTGTAtaatctttcatttgaattaaCACTCTAAATATGTTCTTTCTGTTTAGAGTAATAATCagattttaatattttaaagtATTTATTCTTACTTGAATTCTAATCCAAAGCTTCTTTTTAACCTAATAATCAGATGTTCTTGAGACCATACTTACATAATTTTCGTCCTTTACTCTCAAGGATTGGAGCTTCGTTTGAGCCTATTAATGAGTTCAACAAGTTTTGAACTAATTGATACAGATGTATAATAAGGCAATTCTTTCATCCCTATCATAGTTTTGCGCCAGTGGAGAATCATGTTTCATACAGTTTGCAAACTCATAAGATTTGTGAAATCACAAATCGGGTGGACATCCTCATTTTATTCAATAAACATTTTGTAGGTTTACAGACTTACAAACTTGTCAACGTTTGAAACCTCGTTGGACTTTTATTAAGTTCATTTAAAGTTGCCAGCCTTGCAACATCACAAACATGATATTTTGAGTTTCATTTTTATTTGATAATTTACACTACATAATGATAAATAATTCTCATATACATCAAAACACATATTCATGCTATACTTAATGCAACTTAATGTTAAAAGTTTGTACCCCTATTGATTCCATTTAATTTTGGCCCATCGTAATGCAATGCATTATCAAAAATATATACAAGTCATACACTCTTGCGCAAAGTGCCATACCACATTCATTTAT contains:
- the LOC131050348 gene encoding pathogenesis-related protein PR-1-like gives rise to the protein MSRMSRFCQLILVLLVVGLLSRVEGLTNSRAIADFIDPQNVARKAVGVRALKWNDTVAAFARNYARQRRNDCLLQHSEGSPYGENIFWGEGPKWTSRQAMNAWVDERKWYIHANNTCTGPDCTHYTQIVWATTTSVGCSIIKCKSNDTWVICSYDPPGNYIGDRPY